The Dendropsophus ebraccatus isolate aDenEbr1 chromosome 3, aDenEbr1.pat, whole genome shotgun sequence genome includes a region encoding these proteins:
- the SLC39A2 gene encoding zinc transporter ZIP2, translating to MDQLLDVKVGCLVALLFLTLICGFVPPFLSWFMKSRISGTYEFIICMISSFAAGIFLGACLLHVVADALSDIATELAYINYPMGELILSLGFFFVLFIERVVLQISMCSQRSNQDEVPLPSVSTSPDTNFPEKCESPSEIAIPPEDPHNHIHPNMYSLSSFRSLILFCSLSVHSVFEGLAIGLQSNYVSALQISIAVLIHKGIIVFSLSLKLMQSRTTKVWLIIYIVIFSLMSPIGITIGIVVTLKKSAIVTLVQAVLEGISSGTFVYVTFLEILPSELNSGTRPLLRLFFIVIGFTIMAVIAIWA from the exons ATGGATCAGCTTCTGGATGTGAAGGTTGGATGTCTGGTGGCCcttctgttcctgactttgaTTTGTGGTTTTGTGCCCCCCTTTCTCAGTTGGTTTATGAAAAGCAGGATCTCAG GTACCTATGAATTTATCATTTGCATGATCAGTTCATTTGCTGCCGGCATCTTTTTGGGCGCCTGCCTACTTCATGTTGTGGCAGATGCACTCTCAGATATTGCTACAGAACTGGCATAT ATTAATTATCCTATGGGAGAGCTGATCCTGTCTTTGGGCTTCTTCTTTGTCCTTTTCATTGAACGTGTTGTTCTACAAATTTCCATGTGCTCTCAGAGGTCAAATCAAGATGAAGTTCCACTGCCATCTGTTTCAACATCCCCTGATACAAATTTCCCAGAAAAATGTGAATCTCCAAGTGAGATAGCGATACCCCCTGAGGACCCACACAATCACATCCATCCCAATATGTATTCTCTTTCCTCTTTTCGCTCCTTGATTCTCTTTTGCTCCCTTTCTGTCCACTCGGTGTTTGAAGGATTGGCTATTGGTCTACAATCAAACTACGTCAGCGCTCTCCAAATTTCAATTGCTGTGCTCATCCACAAGGGCATCATTGTCTTCAGCCTTTCACTCAAGCTTATGCAGAGTAGGACTACAAAAGTCTGGTTGATAATTTATATAGTGATCTTCTCGCTGATGTCTCCCATCGGAATTACAATTGGCATTGTTGTTACATTGAAGAAGAGTGCTATTGTAACTCTAGTGCAGGCTGTTCTAGAAGGCATTTCGTCAGGAACTTTTGTGTATGTTACCTTCTTGGAAATTCTTCCATCAGAACTCAATTCAGGAACAAGACCACTTCTCAGGCTTTTTTTCATTGTTATTGGTTTTACCATAATGGCGGTCATAGCTATTTGGGCCTGA